One window of the Vicinamibacteria bacterium genome contains the following:
- a CDS encoding DUF4019 domain-containing protein, producing the protein MMIGRVGILGVALVSATIVFAQADAERAAVEAADAWLALVDRGDYEESWGQAAALFRSAVSTDQWSQQLRAARAPLGSLVSRKVKSKQYAESLPGAPDGKYVVIQ; encoded by the coding sequence ATGATGATCGGAAGAGTTGGAATTCTTGGCGTCGCCCTGGTCTCGGCCACGATCGTCTTCGCGCAGGCGGATGCCGAGCGTGCCGCCGTGGAAGCCGCGGACGCCTGGCTCGCCCTCGTCGACCGGGGCGATTACGAGGAGAGCTGGGGCCAGGCAGCGGCGTTGTTCCGAAGCGCCGTCTCGACCGACCAGTGGTCACAACAATTGCGCGCGGCCCGTGCTCCGCTGGGCAGCCTCGTTTCGCGAAAGGTGAAGTCGAAACAATATGCCGAGTCCCTCCCCGGCGCACCCGATGGCAAGTACGTGGTCATCCAGTA
- a CDS encoding PIN domain-containing protein — MIVLVDTSVWIRFLSNRAPYAAEMDALLSRDEVSGHDFVYGELLIGDKGGRKSLLADYEQMHRAPVVPHVDVVEFVSERRLHGRGVGWIDAHLLASSLVGRLKLWTTDPRLKALAEELRIHYEFSE, encoded by the coding sequence ATGATAGTGCTGGTGGACACGTCCGTCTGGATTCGCTTTCTGTCGAATCGAGCGCCATACGCCGCCGAGATGGATGCGCTTCTGAGCCGCGACGAAGTGAGCGGCCATGATTTCGTCTACGGAGAGCTACTCATCGGGGACAAGGGAGGACGCAAGAGTCTTCTAGCGGACTACGAGCAAATGCACCGCGCGCCCGTGGTGCCTCACGTGGATGTCGTGGAATTCGTGAGTGAACGACGATTGCACGGCCGCGGCGTCGGTTGGATCGATGCGCACCTGCTGGCGTCGTCACTGGTCGGACGCCTCAAGCTGTGGACGACAGATCCGCGATTGAAGGCACTGGCGGAAGAGCTCAGGATCCACTACGAGTTCTCCGAATGA
- a CDS encoding TIM barrel protein, which translates to MVSRRRFLAAAGVAPLAAGYQPVPRKFKTQFAVNVETWWRDLSFLERLDHAAAAGFPAIEFWPWRGKDIEAIAAKTRELGLVVTQFTAWGFEPGMNDPGNHDAVVSEIEASCGAAKTLGARWMTVVAGDDQPGMSQDEMHENVIIALKRVAPIAERHDVTLILEPMNIRVDHQGHCLYGSAPAIRIVEAVGSSHVKINWDLYHLQITEGDLCGHLAEGIEHIGYVQLADHPGRNEPGTGEVHYNRVLKELDRLGYRGYVGLELNPLQGEEAAADAVASADVW; encoded by the coding sequence ATGGTGAGCAGAAGACGATTTCTCGCCGCCGCCGGTGTCGCGCCGCTCGCCGCAGGCTATCAGCCCGTGCCAAGGAAATTCAAAACCCAGTTCGCCGTCAACGTGGAGACGTGGTGGAGAGATTTGTCGTTTCTCGAACGCCTCGATCACGCGGCGGCCGCCGGATTTCCCGCCATCGAGTTCTGGCCGTGGCGCGGGAAAGACATCGAGGCGATCGCGGCGAAGACGCGCGAGCTCGGGCTCGTGGTCACCCAATTCACCGCCTGGGGATTCGAGCCGGGAATGAACGATCCCGGGAATCACGACGCCGTCGTTTCCGAGATCGAGGCGAGCTGTGGCGCGGCCAAAACACTCGGCGCCAGGTGGATGACCGTCGTCGCCGGCGACGATCAGCCTGGCATGAGTCAGGACGAGATGCACGAAAACGTCATCATCGCGTTGAAGCGGGTCGCTCCCATCGCGGAGAGACACGATGTCACTCTGATCCTCGAGCCGATGAACATCCGTGTGGATCACCAGGGGCACTGCCTCTATGGAAGCGCGCCGGCGATCCGTATCGTCGAGGCCGTCGGCTCGAGCCACGTCAAGATCAACTGGGACCTCTATCATCTTCAGATCACCGAGGGCGACCTTTGCGGGCATCTCGCCGAGGGGATCGAGCACATCGGCTATGTCCAGCTGGCCGATCATCCCGGCCGGAACGAGCCGGGCACGGGGGAGGTCCACTACAACCGGGTGTTAAAAGAGCTCGATCGCCTGGGTTATCGAGGCTATGTCGGGCTCGAGCTCAACCCGCTCCAGGGCGAAGAAGCGGCCGCCGATGCCGTCGCCAGCGCCGACGTTTGGTGA